The Papaver somniferum cultivar HN1 chromosome 3, ASM357369v1, whole genome shotgun sequence genome includes a region encoding these proteins:
- the LOC113356725 gene encoding histone-lysine N-methyltransferase ATXR7-like, which produces MVASTGHGFCNSHYQHDDPFFISRKRRKTLNSQVINTCIGDIAHTSLSNRCSGYEIHRSSSFCDPSEGLGSHVAMEGSSTQQDSSGGGTPNSCSGGETHCHDQSLPGYTQPVYVSGWMYVNQNGQMCGPYIQEQLYEGLSSGFLPEELPVFAVVNEALLNSVPLKYFRQFPDHVATGFSYLNAKVQAAAPSNQFTNGSTSNGVATSYEQLNSSNSQSIPHSHVGDANHESEPQSSKSEATNPDSSDMPVSYEESCWVFEDEEGRKHGPHSLAEIYSWHQHGYLPETLMIRHKDSRYEPFTLLSILSTWRTNSSNVVSPENFKNDDTSFIADVSEEVSTQLHSGIMKAARRVLLDEIISSIVPDFMAMKKAQRLLEAEARKQAVSSCPTDNKAMVVPERKSSVDSGLEDVNSCCPTDSKAMVVPERKNSVDAGLEDVVPSPDACGTPVMSQRNTRSIRSSERIAESVAIKKSQRHLRYEARKQAAKACPSAGERAEVGEESNNIAASGDAAAVLTPDSQEVPTQSPKNMRSIGSIGNFTGAVSVARKACFESCMEVMWNAVFYDPVSYYSCSWRKRKRWSQDQTDAESPVCVNDEGPPGLRPPLENPDTCSQSLSISEVDSSQKIEDIQVMVEGALHLSAQVSLTEYCKDFLEEECAKLKASAEGKDPSGVTFSRSPTDVVDLEKRAGESSVSAEAVPSGSLLTAATSSLTSSRGQPENFLSTRFESAFEKLGLPVVDVVDDQDFDEPPPPGLDESYVYADPSQIIKYRPSKSDEFVSKMGEFVSLAMFRQKLHKDVLGKWRSTVFSSSLHQCFTTWRASQNPSAIAIADEGTSNSGKGRNTNSAALLGNHGEQRSSSAPPRKKKSARKKLGSLSVCLASKDIQLLHDDVKSGNQESGILSESLEPRAVENFPKVNIRKLASSVKNSKKTRKIVENNGANEPTRKPGSDKVIEDDVNDTAKDQIGTKKVVDTSGHDPKSRKEHNGCSSDKLPSSNQVLHQKRKQSFSDHPSSRPAKVSKTPNILSLALPSQEEKTLDRTSDPSSSCSAEFWNAANIIIGLASPPVGNTRNGINDQSSRPGTFAKVPSGIDDEHSSRRAKVSKICNETAAKKENSRDTAVRKVKSSKIRKLKTCPKSDGCARASISGWEWHNWSIKASSIEKARVRGSHCGQVQNFGSEFYTYQSANAKGLSARTNRIKLRNLLAAAEGADLLKITQLKSRKKRLRFQRSKIHDWGLVALEPIEAEDFVIEYVGELIRPQISDIRERHYEKMGIGSSYLFRLDDGYVVDATKRGGIARFINHSCEPNCYTKIIAVDGQKKIFIYAKRHISPGEELTYNYKFPLEDEKIPCNCGSNRCRGSMN; this is translated from the exons ATGGTTGCTTCAACTGGTCATGGTTTTTGTAACTCACATTATCAACATGATGATCCTTTTTTCATTTCTAGAAAGAGGCGAAAAACATTAAATTCCCAAGTGATCAATACTTGTATAGGCGATATTGCTCATACTTCTTTATCCAATAG GTGCTCGGGGTATGAAATTCATCGTTCTTCGTCATTTTGTGATCCTAGTGAAGGATTAGGTTCACATGTTGCAATGGAGGGTAGTAGTACACAGCAGGACAGTAGTGGTGGAGGAACTCCTAACTCATGTAGTGGCGGAGAAACACACTGCCATGACCAGAGTTTACCTGGATATACTCAACCTGTTTATGTTAGTGGGTGGATGTATGTTAATCAAAATGGGCAAATGTGTGGTCCGTATATTCAAGAACAGTTATATGAGGGTTTGTCAAGTGGGTTCTTGCCAGAAGAGCTTCCTGTATTTGCTGTTGTAAACGAAGCCTTACTTAATTCAGTGCCGTTGAAGTACTTTAGGCAATTTCCCGACCATGTAGCTACTGGTTTTTCTTATTTAAACGCAAAGGTACAAGCAGCGGCACCATCTAATCAGTTTACGAATGGTTCTACTTCCAATGGAGTCGCGACTTCATATGAACAACTGAATTCATCGAACTCGCAGTCAATACCACATTCACATGTTGGCGATGCTAATCATGAGTCTGAACCTCAAAGTTCGAAAAGTGAAGCAACCAATCCAGATTCATCAGATATGCCTGTG TCCTACGAAGAATCTTGTTGGGTGTTCGAGGATGAGGAGGGTAGAAAACATGGTCCACATTCGCTTGCAGAAATCTATTCGTGGCATCAACATGGATATCTTCCAGAAACTTTGATG ATTCGCCATAAGGATAGCAGATATGAACCATTCACTCTTTTGTCTATTCTAAGCACATGGAGAACAAATAGTTCCAATGTTGTCTCTCCAGAGAATTTTAAAAACGACGACACCAGCTTCATAGCCGATGTATCAGAAGAAGTTTCTACCCAACTGCACTCTGGAATAATGAAAGCAGCTCGTCGAGTTTTGCTGGACGAGATAATTAGTAGCATAGTACCAGATTTTATGGCTATGAAGAAAGCTCAGAGACTACTTGAAGCTGAGGCAAGAAAACAAGCTGTCAGCAGTTGTCCAACAGACAATAAG GCTATGGTTGTTCCAGAGAGAAAAAGTTCTGTCGATTCAGGGCTTGAGGATGTCAACAGTTGTTGTCCAACAGACAGTAAG GCTATGGTTGTTCCAGAGAGAAAGAATTCTGTCGATGCAGGGCTTGAGGATGTCGTGCCTTCGCCAGATGCCTGTGGAACTCCTGTTATGTCACAGAGAAATACACGATCTATTCGGAGCAGTGAAAGAATTGCAGAGTCCGTGGCGATAAAGAAATCTCAGAGACATCTCAGATACGAGGCCAGGAAACAGGCTGCCAAGGCTTGTCCTTCCGCAGGCGAAAGG GCCGAGGTTGGTGAAGAGAGCAATAACATTGCTGCTTCTGGGGACGCAGCTGCTGTTCTTACACCTGATTCACAGGAAGTTCCCACGCAATCTCCCAAAAATATGAGATCGATTGGAAGCATTGGAAATTTTACGGGGGCAGTCTCGGTAGCTCGCAAGGCATGTTTTGAATCTTGTATGGAGGTCATGTGGAATGCTGTCTTTTATGACCCAGTATCATATTATTCTTGTAGCTGGCGCAAGAGAAAACGCTGGTCACAG GATCAAACCGACGCAGAGTCTCCTGTTTGCGTCAATGATGAGGGTCCTCCAGGTCTTAGACCTCCGTTGGAGAACCCTGACACTTGTTCACAGTCATTGTCCATCTCAGAAGTAGATTCTTCTCAGAAAATCGAAGATATTCAAGTGATGGTAGAAGGTGCACTACATTTGTCTGCACAAGTTTCTCTGACTGAGTACTGTAAGGATTTTTTGGAGGAGGAATGTGCGAAGCTGAAGGCTTCTGCGGAGGGCAAGGATCCAAGTGGTGTCACCTTTTCAAGGAGTCCTACA GATGTTGTTGATCTGGAAAAGCGCGCTGGTGAGTCTTCTGTTTCTGCAGAAGCTGTTCCATCAGGCAGTCTCCTGACTGCAGCCACATCCTCCCTCACTTCTTCGCGAGGTCaacctgaaaattttctatcaactcGTTTTGAAAGTGCATTTGAGAAACTAGGTTTGCCAGTAGTTGATGTTGTCGATGACCAAGACTTTGATGAGCCACCTCCACCTGGGCTAGATGAGAGTTATGTATATGCTGACCCATCTCAGATTATCAAGTACCGACCATCCAAGTCTGATGAGTTTGTTTCCAAGATGGGGGAGTTTGTTTCACTTGCAATGTTTCGGCAGAAGTTGCATAAAGACGTACTTGGAAAATGGAGATCTACAGTTTTTAGCAGTTCTCTTCATCAGTGCTTCACTACATGGCGTGCTtcacaaaatccctctgcaatAGCTATTGCTGAT GAAGGAACATCAAATTCTGGCAAAGGAAGAAATACCAACTCAGCTGCTTTACTAGGAAATCACGGAGAACAAAGATCAAGCAGTGCACCACCGCGTAAAAAAAAGTCGGCTCGGAAGAAATTAGGATCTTTATCTGTATGTTTGGCTTCGAAGGATATTCAGTTGCTGCATGATGATGTGAAATCTGGTAATCAGGAAAGTGGTATACTTTCTGAATCATTGGAACCGAGAGCTGTAGAAAATTTTCCAAAGGTTAATATAAGAAAACTAGCATCTTCTGTGAAGAATAGCAAAAAGACTCGGAAAATTGTTGAAAACAATGGGGCTAATGAACCGACCAGGAAGCCAG GTAGCGACAAGGTCATAGAAGATGATGTAAATGATACAGCTAAGGACCAAATTGGCACAAAGAAGGTTGTGGATACCAGTGGTCATGATCCTAAATCTCGGAAGGAACATAATGGGTGTAGTTCTGACAAATTACCTAGTT CTAACCAGGTGTTGCATCAGAAAAGAAAACAATCTTTCAGTGATCATCCTTCATCTCGTCCGGCTAAAGTATCGAAGACACCTAACATTCTGTCATTGGCTCTTCCTTCTCAAGAAGAGAAAACGCTAGACAGAACCAGTGACCCGTCATCATCTTGTTCGGCAGAATTTTGGAATGCAGCAAACATAATCATTGGGCTGGCTTCACCTCCTGTTGGAAACACGCGAAACGGAATTAATGACCAGTCATCTCGTCCTGGTACATTTGCGAAAGTTCCAAGTGGAATCGATGACGAACACTCATCTCGCCGTGCTAAAGTTTCGAAAATATGTAATGAAACTGCTGCGAAGAAAGAAAACAGCAGAGACACAGCAGTTCGGAAGGTCAAGTCAAGTAAAATCAGAAAACTTAAGACATGTCCAAAATCAGATGGGTGTGCTCGGGCTTCTATCAGTGGCTGGGAGTGGCATAATTGGTCAATTAAAGCTAGTTCTATTGAAAAAGCTCGTGTTAGAGGATCTCACTGTGGTCAGGTTCAAAATTTTGGTTCTGAGTTCTACACGTACCAGTCTGCAAATGCAAAAGGTCTATCTGCAAGAACAAATAGGATTAAGCTTCGAAATCTTCTAGCAGCTGCAGAGGGTGCTGACCTTCTTAAAATTACCCAGTTGAAG TCAAGGAAAAAGCGACTGCGTTTCCAACGTAGCAAGATCCATGATTGGGGTCTTGTTGCCTTGGAACCAATCGAGGCTGAGGATTTTGTGATTGAATATGTTGGTGAATTGATTCGTCCTCAG ATATCAGATATACGCGAGCGTCATTATGAAAAGATGGGAATTGGCAGCAGTTATCTTTTTAGGCTGGATGATGGTTATGTG GTTGATGCTACAAAGCGTGGTGGAATCGCAAGGTTTATAAACCATTCATGTGAG CCTAATTGTTATACGAAGATTATTGCTGTCGATGGTCAGAAAAAGATCTTCATTTATGCGAAACGGCATATCTCGCCCGGTGAAGAATTGACTTACAATTACAAGTTTCCACTCGAGGACGAGAAGATCCCCTGCAATTGTGGTTCTAATAG GTGTCGTGGATCAATGAACTAG